One window of Oscillibacter hominis genomic DNA carries:
- a CDS encoding Tex family protein gives MESIIQVLSRELNQKSEYVENVVRLIDEGNTIPFIARYRKELHGSMDDTALRALNDRLTYLRNLAQRREEVKSSIEAQGKLTEGLSAAIESAATLAEVEDLYRPYKQKRRTRATMAREKGLGPLAERIFAQGGDLHDLREEAAAYVDPEKGVETVEDALAGASDIIAEQISDDAALRKALRELMLRHGQLASRAATEEDTVYRLYYDFSQAIPKLQGHQILAINRGEREEKLKVSVEVDRELALRAVRRAAVVPGSPAMEFVKAAAEDAYDRLIQPSMEREIRAALTEEAGEGAIGQFALNLKPLLMQPPVKGRVTMGLDPGYRNGCKVAVVDGTGKVLDTAVVYPTYGERQKNEAIAKLKTMVRRHSVEHIAIGNGTASRETEQMAVELIRQCEGDGMRLSYMIVSEAGASVYSASPLAAEEFPQFDVNLRSAVSIARRLQDPLAELVKIDPKSIGVGQYQHDCPQKRLSEALSAVVEDCVNSVGVDANTASASLLEQVSGLTASTAKNVVKYREENGPFTSRRQLLKVPKLGPKAFEQCAGFLRVPESESVLDNTAVHPESYGAANKLLELTGYTLSDVREGTIGELPQRLRAYGEEKAAEQCGVGVPTLRDVAAELLKPGRDPRDELPKPILRTDVMEMKDLKPGMVLSGTVRNVIDFGVFVDIGVHQDGLVHISQVSGKFIRHPSEVVSVGDVVKVVVLEVDEKKKRISLSMKQAK, from the coding sequence ATGGAATCCATCATCCAGGTTTTATCCAGGGAATTGAACCAAAAGAGCGAGTACGTAGAAAATGTGGTGCGTCTCATCGACGAGGGCAACACCATCCCCTTCATCGCCCGCTACCGCAAGGAGCTCCACGGCTCCATGGACGACACGGCCCTGCGCGCCCTCAACGACCGGCTCACCTATCTAAGGAACCTGGCCCAGCGGCGGGAGGAGGTCAAGTCCTCCATCGAGGCCCAGGGCAAGCTGACGGAGGGGCTCTCCGCCGCCATAGAAAGCGCCGCCACGCTGGCGGAGGTGGAGGACCTGTACCGTCCCTACAAACAAAAGCGCAGGACACGGGCCACCATGGCCCGGGAAAAGGGCCTCGGACCGCTGGCGGAGCGGATTTTTGCCCAGGGCGGCGACCTCCACGACCTTCGGGAGGAGGCCGCGGCCTATGTGGATCCGGAAAAGGGCGTGGAAACGGTGGAGGATGCCCTGGCCGGCGCCAGCGACATCATCGCCGAACAGATCAGCGACGACGCCGCGCTGCGCAAAGCCCTGCGGGAGCTGATGCTGCGCCACGGACAGCTGGCCTCACGCGCTGCCACGGAGGAGGACACGGTTTACCGGCTCTACTACGACTTCTCCCAGGCCATCCCCAAGCTCCAGGGCCACCAGATATTAGCCATCAACCGGGGCGAGCGGGAGGAAAAGCTGAAGGTGTCCGTGGAGGTGGACCGGGAGCTGGCCCTGCGCGCCGTCCGTCGGGCGGCGGTGGTGCCCGGCTCCCCGGCCATGGAGTTTGTGAAAGCCGCCGCAGAGGACGCTTACGACCGGCTCATCCAGCCCTCCATGGAGCGGGAGATCCGCGCCGCGCTGACCGAGGAGGCCGGCGAGGGCGCCATCGGCCAGTTTGCCCTTAACTTAAAGCCCCTTTTGATGCAGCCTCCGGTGAAGGGCAGGGTCACCATGGGCCTGGACCCCGGCTACCGCAACGGCTGCAAGGTGGCGGTGGTGGACGGCACCGGCAAGGTGCTGGACACGGCCGTGGTCTACCCCACCTATGGCGAGCGGCAAAAAAACGAGGCCATCGCCAAGCTGAAAACCATGGTCCGCCGCCACAGCGTGGAGCACATCGCCATCGGCAATGGCACCGCCTCCCGGGAGACGGAGCAGATGGCGGTGGAGCTGATCCGCCAGTGCGAGGGGGATGGGATGCGCCTCTCCTATATGATCGTCAGTGAGGCGGGCGCATCGGTCTACTCCGCCAGCCCCCTGGCGGCCGAGGAATTCCCTCAGTTCGACGTGAACCTGCGCAGCGCCGTGTCCATTGCCCGGCGGCTCCAGGACCCCCTGGCGGAACTGGTGAAGATCGACCCCAAGTCCATCGGCGTGGGCCAGTACCAGCACGACTGCCCCCAGAAACGGCTCAGCGAGGCCCTCTCCGCTGTGGTGGAGGACTGCGTCAACTCCGTGGGCGTGGACGCCAACACCGCCTCGGCCTCTTTATTGGAGCAGGTGTCCGGCCTCACCGCCTCCACGGCCAAAAACGTGGTGAAATACCGGGAGGAGAACGGTCCCTTTACCTCCCGCAGGCAGCTTTTGAAAGTGCCCAAGCTGGGCCCCAAGGCCTTTGAGCAGTGCGCCGGCTTTCTGCGGGTTCCGGAGAGCGAGTCCGTACTGGACAACACCGCCGTGCACCCGGAGTCCTATGGGGCGGCAAACAAGCTTCTGGAGCTCACCGGCTACACCCTCTCCGATGTAAGGGAGGGAACCATTGGGGAGCTTCCCCAGCGGCTCAGGGCCTATGGGGAGGAGAAGGCGGCGGAGCAGTGCGGCGTGGGCGTGCCTACGCTGCGGGACGTGGCGGCGGAGCTCTTAAAGCCCGGCCGGGACCCCCGGGACGAGCTGCCCAAGCCCATCCTCCGCACGGATGTGATGGAGATGAAGGACTTGAAGCCCGGTATGGTCCTCTCCGGCACGGTGCGCAACGTGATCGACTTCGGCGTCTTTGTGGACATCGGCGTCCATCAGGACGGGCTGGTCCACATCTCCCAGGTCTCCGGCAAATTCATCCGCCACCCTTCCGAGGTGGTCAGCGTGGGCGATGTGGTGAAGGTGGTTGTGCTGGAGGTGGACGAGAAGAAAAAGCGTATCTCCCTTTCCATGAAGCAGGCCAAATGA
- a CDS encoding DUF1846 domain-containing protein, translated as MRIGFDNQKYLTMQSEQIRRRISQFGGKLYLEFGGKLFDDYHASRVLPGFEPDSKVRMLCKLREDVEIVIVISAGDIEKNKIRGDLGISYDEDVLRLIDIFRGMEFYVGSVVLTQYTGQAAADAFLKRLTTLGIRCYRHYPIAGYPSDVKHIVSEEGLGKNDYIETSHSLIVVTAPGPGSGKMATCLSQLYHESRRGIQAGYAKFETFPIWNLPLKHPVNLAYEAATADLNDVNMIDPFHLEAYGKTTVNYNRDVEIFPVLNAIFEKIQGSSPYRSPTDMGVNMAGNCIVDDEACREASRMEILRRYYAAQVDHVRGGCDEKVLGKLELLMNQANVTPELCPAVSAALLKAERTGAPAGAMVLPDGRVITGKTSPTLGAASALLLNALKAVGGIDDALELISCQVLEPVCRLKTEHLGHRNPRLHTDEVLVALCISALTNPLADLAQQQLGKLRGSDAHFTVILSEVDAKLYHRLGINVSCEPHYESKRLYHK; from the coding sequence ATGAGGATCGGATTTGACAATCAAAAATACCTGACCATGCAGTCCGAGCAGATCAGGCGGCGCATCAGCCAGTTCGGCGGCAAGCTCTATCTGGAATTCGGCGGCAAGCTTTTTGACGACTATCATGCCTCCCGGGTTCTGCCCGGTTTTGAGCCGGACAGCAAAGTCCGCATGCTCTGCAAGCTGCGGGAGGATGTGGAGATTGTCATCGTTATCAGCGCCGGGGACATTGAGAAAAACAAAATCCGCGGCGACCTGGGCATCTCCTATGATGAGGACGTGCTGCGGCTCATCGATATCTTCCGGGGCATGGAGTTTTACGTGGGCAGCGTGGTGCTCACCCAATACACCGGCCAGGCGGCAGCCGACGCTTTTTTGAAGCGTCTCACCACACTGGGCATCCGCTGCTACCGCCACTACCCCATCGCCGGCTATCCCTCCGACGTGAAGCACATCGTCAGCGAAGAGGGCCTGGGCAAAAACGACTACATTGAGACCAGCCACTCCCTCATCGTGGTGACGGCGCCCGGCCCCGGCAGCGGCAAAATGGCCACCTGCCTCAGCCAGCTCTATCATGAGAGCCGCCGGGGCATCCAGGCGGGCTATGCCAAGTTTGAGACCTTCCCCATCTGGAACCTGCCCCTGAAGCATCCGGTGAACCTGGCCTACGAGGCTGCCACAGCGGATTTGAACGACGTGAATATGATCGATCCCTTCCATCTGGAGGCCTATGGCAAGACCACCGTCAACTACAACAGGGACGTGGAAATCTTCCCGGTCCTCAACGCCATTTTTGAAAAAATCCAGGGAAGCTCCCCCTACCGCTCCCCGACGGACATGGGCGTCAACATGGCGGGCAACTGCATCGTGGACGACGAAGCCTGCCGGGAGGCCTCCCGCATGGAGATCCTGCGCCGGTACTACGCGGCCCAGGTGGACCACGTCCGGGGCGGCTGCGACGAAAAGGTGCTGGGCAAGTTAGAGCTTTTGATGAACCAGGCCAACGTGACGCCGGAGCTCTGCCCGGCGGTGTCCGCCGCGCTGTTGAAGGCGGAGCGCACCGGCGCACCGGCCGGGGCCATGGTGCTGCCTGACGGGCGGGTCATCACCGGCAAGACCTCCCCCACCCTGGGAGCGGCTTCGGCGCTGCTGCTCAACGCGCTGAAGGCCGTGGGCGGCATCGACGATGCCCTGGAGCTGATCTCCTGCCAGGTATTGGAGCCGGTGTGCCGCCTGAAAACGGAGCACCTGGGCCACCGCAACCCCCGCCTCCACACCGACGAGGTGTTGGTGGCGCTGTGCATCTCCGCCCTGACCAATCCTCTTGCGGACCTGGCACAGCAGCAGCTTGGCAAGCTACGGGGAAGCGACGCCCACTTCACCGTCATCCTCTCCGAGGTGGACGCCAAGCTCTACCACCGCCTGGGCATCAACGTCAGCTGCGAGCCCCACTACGAGAGCAAGCGGCTTTACCACAAGTAA
- a CDS encoding helix-turn-helix domain-containing protein: MDIGTRIRELRLERGLSQEALAEQLGVSRQAVTKWESGASAPSTAKLLALCGAFGLSPVELAVPAADKREQPWKRAVLPAASLVLILATAGALAANWGNPLPENAIGYADGPTGIAVYGLPLWVYGLCAVTAFTVAATAIVFCRSLLQKRRRGT; the protein is encoded by the coding sequence GTGGACATTGGAACACGAATCAGGGAACTGCGGTTGGAGCGGGGGCTTTCCCAGGAGGCGCTGGCGGAGCAGCTGGGAGTCTCCCGGCAGGCGGTGACCAAGTGGGAGAGCGGCGCCTCGGCGCCCAGCACAGCCAAGCTGCTGGCCCTTTGCGGGGCGTTTGGACTTTCCCCGGTGGAGTTGGCCGTCCCGGCTGCGGACAAAAGGGAGCAGCCGTGGAAACGGGCCGTTTTGCCTGCGGCCAGCCTGGTCCTGATCCTGGCCACCGCCGGGGCCCTGGCCGCCAATTGGGGGAACCCCCTGCCGGAAAACGCCATCGGCTATGCCGACGGCCCCACGGGGATCGCGGTTTACGGGCTTCCGCTCTGGGTCTATGGGCTGTGCGCCGTTACGGCGTTCACCGTGGCCGCGACAGCAATTGTCTTCTGCCGCTCCCTCCTCCAAAAAAGGAGGCGCGGAACGTGA
- a CDS encoding transcription factor MYC/MYB N-terminal domain-containing protein gives MKKQLSLALALLLLGGCAAPASSAGASSAAGMEREEIDRWPDNAYTERLPEPEEGTPDYVIEGDGTYAVFWKDITREQGEAYLEALEEDGFYQAAGESGDESAGFLLQKEGTSVAVSFCEGVLGLSISITE, from the coding sequence GTGAAAAAGCAGTTGAGTTTGGCGCTGGCCCTCCTCCTGCTGGGCGGCTGCGCCGCCCCCGCCTCCTCTGCCGGCGCGTCTTCGGCCGCCGGCATGGAGAGGGAGGAAATCGACCGCTGGCCGGACAATGCCTATACCGAGCGCTTGCCCGAACCGGAGGAGGGCACTCCGGACTATGTGATCGAGGGGGATGGGACCTATGCCGTCTTTTGGAAGGACATCACCAGAGAGCAGGGTGAGGCGTACCTTGAAGCACTGGAAGAGGACGGGTTCTACCAGGCCGCCGGGGAAAGCGGCGACGAGTCCGCCGGATTTTTGCTGCAAAAGGAGGGCACATCCGTGGCGGTCAGCTTCTGCGA